One stretch of Cryomorphaceae bacterium 1068 DNA includes these proteins:
- a CDS encoding sigma-70 family RNA polymerase sigma factor, which produces MSNGELTDEDLMIRAAKGDRRAFEGIYDRYAGRLYNYFLKMLYQDEERAKDQTQELFMKLVEKGHQYDGRRAFKTWVFSIANNMCKNIYRSEEVKKRANTELKIESEMAEPQKMENIDRKAFKTALSEELEKFDAERKSIFILRFKHQLSIKEIAETTGVAEGTVKSKLFYTLKKLSTQLVSFNPK; this is translated from the coding sequence ATGAGCAACGGCGAACTGACGGATGAAGATTTAATGATTCGTGCGGCGAAAGGAGATCGTCGTGCCTTCGAAGGGATTTATGATCGCTACGCCGGCAGGCTGTACAATTACTTTTTAAAGATGCTCTATCAAGACGAAGAACGAGCCAAAGACCAAACTCAAGAGCTCTTTATGAAGCTTGTAGAAAAAGGCCATCAATACGATGGAAGACGAGCTTTTAAAACATGGGTCTTCAGCATTGCCAATAACATGTGCAAGAACATTTACCGAAGTGAAGAAGTGAAAAAAAGGGCAAATACCGAATTGAAAATAGAGTCTGAAATGGCTGAGCCGCAGAAGATGGAAAACATCGATCGCAAGGCATTCAAAACCGCATTGTCTGAGGAATTGGAAAAGTTTGACGCTGAACGGAAAAGCATTTTTATTTTGCGGTTTAAGCACCAACTAAGCATCAAAGAAATCGCGGAAACTACAGGGGTTGCCGAGGGAACGGTAAAATCGAAGCTGTTCTACACTCTCAAAAAACTTTCCACCCAATTGGTTTCATTTAATCCGAAGTGA
- a CDS encoding DUF493 family protein produces the protein MDNSKLVKLKIALDQVHDWPSMYLFKFIVPSDNQRVAQVEALFNAETAEIRLRQSKNGNYTSVTAREVMTSAEEVINCYKKAYNIEGLIAL, from the coding sequence ATGGACAATTCAAAACTCGTAAAGCTTAAAATTGCACTCGATCAAGTCCACGACTGGCCGAGCATGTATCTTTTTAAATTCATCGTTCCCAGTGACAACCAGAGAGTGGCTCAAGTAGAAGCCCTGTTTAATGCTGAAACGGCCGAGATTAGATTGAGGCAATCCAAAAATGGGAACTACACCAGCGTGACAGCTCGTGAGGTGATGACAAGCGCCGAAGAGGTGATCAATTGCTACAAGAAGGCCTACAATATTGAGGGCTTAATAGCTCTATAG
- a CDS encoding mechanosensitive ion channel family protein, protein MRNDPTHYVFLKNALRFLIVLTALIVILYTIPELKELGLSLFAGAGIVAAIIGFASQAAFSNIVSGVFLVVFKPFRVGDVVTVKNDMLGIVEDITLRHTIIKDFENKRYVIPNSMIDSEVIHNSAIMEEEIGNFLYIHANFDADLDQVIRLIREEAEKHPVLTDPRTDEQKKAGEPKIDVRVLGWRDYYFELRAQVWSKDHISGFELKTDLYKSISERFRREGIEIPVPAQNIKLKNNG, encoded by the coding sequence ATGAGAAACGACCCAACCCACTACGTTTTTCTGAAAAATGCCTTGCGTTTTCTGATTGTTTTAACGGCTCTCATCGTCATTTTATATACTATTCCTGAGTTGAAAGAGTTGGGCTTGTCGCTCTTTGCAGGAGCTGGAATAGTCGCTGCCATTATCGGTTTTGCTTCGCAAGCCGCTTTTTCAAATATTGTATCAGGTGTCTTCTTGGTGGTGTTCAAACCTTTTCGGGTAGGCGATGTGGTCACGGTAAAAAATGACATGTTGGGCATCGTAGAAGACATTACATTGAGGCACACCATAATTAAAGACTTTGAGAACAAACGATATGTCATTCCAAATTCCATGATCGACTCGGAAGTAATTCACAATTCGGCCATCATGGAAGAGGAAATCGGCAACTTCCTTTACATCCACGCCAATTTTGATGCAGACTTAGATCAGGTAATCCGGTTGATCAGGGAGGAGGCAGAGAAACACCCTGTTCTGACTGATCCAAGAACTGATGAGCAGAAAAAAGCGGGAGAACCAAAAATTGATGTGCGCGTGCTAGGCTGGCGAGATTATTACTTCGAATTAAGGGCACAGGTTTGGAGCAAAGATCACATTAGTGGATTCGAGTTAAAAACTGATCTTTACAAGTCGATATCCGAACGCTTTCGCAGAGAAGGCATTGAAATCCCTGTTCCTGCGCAGAACATCAAGTTGAAAAACAATGGCTAG
- the corA gene encoding magnesium/cobalt transporter CorA: MARFLKHEAKKIGTAPGSLIFVGNKRSDVVSIHAIRYNAESYESFPDAKLEEIGGIVQEGSLTWIDVFGLHDPDVIQAFGDKFNMHPLLQEDVLNTEQRPKYEEYSEHNTFILKMLSVDRDHSAVLTEQVSIVAGKNYLLCFQEVKGDVFESIRQRILNQTTKIRERDSDYLAFAMLDAIVDNYIVSIEYFGNEIENLEAEMLVRIEPEILPRINTYKREISSLRRIVRPVLEIVFQYEKSESPHLDSKTIPFIKDLQDHVVQATEAIEIYKELLNDELSFYHTSMSNRLNDTMRVLTVFSVIFIPLSFLSGVYGTNFKYFPELEYKYSYPIFWTLLISIACLMLYFFYRKKWL, translated from the coding sequence ATGGCTAGATTCCTTAAACACGAAGCAAAGAAGATAGGCACAGCGCCCGGTTCTCTGATTTTCGTGGGAAATAAAAGGTCTGATGTAGTATCAATCCATGCTATTCGCTACAATGCGGAGAGTTACGAGTCATTTCCTGATGCAAAGCTCGAGGAAATAGGTGGTATAGTGCAGGAGGGTAGTTTAACTTGGATTGACGTTTTCGGTCTTCACGATCCCGACGTGATTCAAGCCTTTGGAGATAAATTCAACATGCATCCGCTCCTTCAGGAGGATGTGCTCAACACTGAGCAACGCCCCAAATATGAGGAGTATTCGGAGCACAACACCTTCATTTTAAAGATGCTATCGGTTGATCGTGATCACTCGGCAGTGCTCACCGAGCAGGTCTCCATCGTCGCCGGAAAAAATTACCTCCTTTGCTTTCAAGAGGTAAAAGGTGATGTATTCGAAAGCATTCGGCAGAGAATTCTAAATCAAACCACGAAAATCAGGGAGCGAGATAGTGACTACCTCGCTTTTGCCATGCTCGATGCCATTGTGGATAACTACATTGTTAGTATTGAGTACTTTGGTAATGAGATTGAAAACTTAGAGGCCGAAATGCTGGTAAGGATAGAACCTGAAATACTACCGAGGATAAATACATATAAGAGAGAAATCAGCTCCCTTCGTCGAATCGTCAGGCCTGTTTTAGAGATTGTTTTTCAATACGAAAAGAGCGAGTCACCTCATCTCGACTCTAAGACGATTCCTTTTATAAAAGACTTACAAGACCACGTGGTTCAAGCCACTGAAGCCATTGAGATTTATAAGGAATTGCTCAATGACGAACTCTCGTTCTACCATACCTCTATGAGCAATCGATTGAACGATACCATGCGCGTTCTCACCGTTTTCTCGGTTATTTTTATCCCGCTGAGTTTTTTGTCAGGCGTTTATGGCACCAACTTTAAGTACTTTCCCGAGCTGGAATATAAATATTCCTATCCGATTTTTTGGACTTTACTCATTTCAATAGCATGTCTCATGCTTTATTTCTTTTACCGTAAAAAATGGCTTTAA
- a CDS encoding S9 family peptidase, translating to MKKTSILIFFLLPFAVAAQVMTPEKLWELGRVGAKGITEDGKYLVYSVTIPDVAGNTFNKETYAVDIKTGEMADLKNPASLLVDSKLSPDGKYVLMDERVQVRDVRSSDIYPQLEKSDAMIYDDLHIRHWDAWDYGDYNHVIIKNVETGDKTDLLEGMPYHTPTVPFGGPEDYTWNADGSAVVYVCKKLFGTEYVNSTNTDLYQYDLASAETTNLTESNKGYDTSPVFSRDGRLAYLSMERDGYEADKNDIKVLYDGTPINLTEYWDGTVREFVWSDDSKEIYFTAATGGTVQLFRLTVPAKVEGKTAVTQITEGQFDVSGIVGQVGKELICGRNDMNHAREYYAINLKKGTMRPLTKVNTETYASMKLPKVEKRMVATTDGKEMTTWVIFPPDFDPAKKYPTLLYTQGGPQSALSQFYSFRWNFQIMASQGYIVVAPNRRGMPGHGVEWNEAISKDWGGQVMDDYLSAIDDVAKESYVDKARLGCVGASYGGYSAFFLAGIHEGRFKSFIAHDGVFNLESMYGTTEELFFVNWDAGGPYWEKENAAAQKTYEEFNPVNFVDNWDTPILIIQGGKDYRVPIGQGLEAFTAAQQQGIKSRLLYLPEENHWVLSPQNGIVWQSEFFRWLDETLKQ from the coding sequence ATGAAAAAGACTTCAATCCTTATTTTCTTCCTTTTGCCCTTCGCAGTGGCGGCCCAAGTCATGACACCCGAAAAACTATGGGAACTCGGAAGGGTAGGTGCCAAAGGCATTACCGAAGACGGGAAGTACCTCGTCTACTCCGTTACCATTCCCGATGTGGCGGGCAATACTTTCAACAAAGAAACCTACGCTGTTGATATCAAAACAGGCGAAATGGCAGACCTTAAAAATCCTGCTTCTCTTCTTGTAGATTCTAAGCTTTCGCCAGATGGCAAATACGTATTGATGGACGAAAGAGTTCAAGTGAGAGATGTGCGGTCTTCCGATATCTATCCTCAGCTAGAGAAGAGTGACGCTATGATTTACGATGATCTCCACATCCGTCATTGGGATGCTTGGGATTATGGAGACTACAACCATGTAATCATCAAAAACGTCGAGACAGGAGACAAAACGGATTTGCTCGAAGGAATGCCTTACCATACACCCACTGTTCCCTTCGGAGGACCGGAAGATTATACGTGGAATGCCGATGGAAGTGCAGTAGTTTATGTCTGCAAGAAATTGTTTGGAACGGAGTACGTAAATAGCACGAACACCGATCTTTATCAATACGATTTGGCTTCAGCCGAAACAACCAATCTCACCGAAAGCAATAAGGGGTACGATACGAGTCCTGTCTTTTCAAGAGACGGTAGACTGGCTTATCTGTCAATGGAGAGAGACGGGTACGAAGCCGATAAGAACGACATAAAAGTGCTTTACGATGGAACACCAATTAATCTTACTGAGTATTGGGATGGGACCGTAAGAGAGTTTGTTTGGAGCGATGATTCCAAAGAGATATACTTCACGGCTGCTACAGGAGGAACAGTTCAGTTGTTTCGCTTAACCGTTCCTGCAAAAGTGGAAGGCAAAACTGCCGTAACTCAGATTACCGAAGGTCAGTTTGACGTGTCGGGTATCGTCGGACAAGTGGGCAAAGAGTTGATTTGTGGACGAAACGACATGAATCACGCCCGTGAGTACTATGCAATTAACCTAAAGAAAGGAACAATGCGCCCCTTGACGAAAGTCAATACAGAAACTTATGCGAGCATGAAACTGCCTAAAGTGGAAAAGCGCATGGTAGCGACCACCGACGGAAAGGAAATGACGACTTGGGTGATTTTTCCACCCGATTTTGATCCCGCAAAAAAATACCCAACACTGCTTTACACGCAAGGCGGGCCGCAATCAGCATTGAGTCAGTTTTACAGCTTCCGCTGGAATTTTCAAATCATGGCGTCGCAGGGCTACATCGTAGTAGCGCCAAACCGTCGCGGAATGCCCGGGCACGGCGTGGAGTGGAACGAAGCCATCTCCAAAGACTGGGGTGGTCAAGTGATGGACGACTACTTATCGGCTATCGATGATGTAGCCAAAGAATCCTATGTAGACAAAGCTCGTTTGGGTTGCGTAGGAGCGAGCTACGGCGGTTATTCGGCATTCTTCCTGGCAGGAATTCACGAGGGCCGATTTAAGTCTTTCATTGCTCATGATGGGGTTTTCAACCTCGAAAGTATGTACGGAACCACCGAAGAACTTTTCTTTGTGAACTGGGATGCAGGCGGCCCATATTGGGAAAAAGAAAATGCAGCTGCACAAAAAACCTACGAGGAATTTAATCCGGTCAATTTTGTCGACAATTGGGATACGCCCATCCTGATTATCCAAGGTGGAAAGGACTATAGAGTACCTATCGGACAAGGCCTTGAGGCCTTTACAGCGGCTCAGCAGCAAGGAATCAAAAGCCGTTTGCTTTACCTTCCGGAAGAAAACCACTGGGTGCTTTCCCCTCAAAACGGAATCGTTTGGCAAAGCGAATTCTTTCGATGGTTAGACGAAACATTGAAGCAATAA
- a CDS encoding glycosyltransferase family 2 protein, which translates to MTPISAVIITFNEEKNIGRCLDSLEGVAEDIVVVDSFSTDKTEAICREKGVRFVQHPFGGYIEQKNYALTKSKYDHVLSMDADEALSPELRESVLQAKTNFIATGYEMNRLTNYCGKWIRHTGWYPDKKLRLFDKRKARWAGRNPHDRCELDQGSMRAHLNGDLLHYSFYTIDQHLDTINKFSSIKAQVMYERGKKAHWYNFIVNPAFRFFRDMVIKGGFRDGFYGYVIARNSAHSVFLKYAKLKDLYRTKG; encoded by the coding sequence ATGACTCCGATCTCAGCGGTAATCATAACATTCAACGAGGAAAAGAACATTGGCCGATGCCTTGATAGCTTGGAAGGAGTGGCAGAAGACATTGTCGTAGTCGATAGTTTCTCGACCGATAAAACCGAGGCCATTTGCAGAGAGAAGGGTGTAAGATTCGTTCAGCACCCGTTTGGCGGATATATCGAGCAGAAGAATTATGCTCTGACGAAATCGAAGTATGACCATGTACTTTCTATGGACGCCGATGAGGCTTTGTCACCTGAATTAAGGGAATCAGTTCTGCAGGCGAAAACCAATTTCATAGCAACGGGTTACGAGATGAACCGCCTCACAAACTACTGCGGGAAGTGGATTCGACATACTGGATGGTATCCCGATAAGAAGTTGCGTCTCTTTGATAAACGAAAAGCACGTTGGGCTGGACGTAACCCACATGATCGCTGCGAGTTGGACCAAGGAAGCATGAGAGCGCACTTAAACGGTGACCTTTTGCATTACTCCTTTTATACAATCGATCAGCACTTAGACACCATCAATAAGTTTTCGTCCATAAAGGCGCAAGTCATGTATGAGCGAGGCAAGAAAGCCCATTGGTACAACTTCATTGTAAATCCCGCATTCCGTTTCTTTCGCGATATGGTGATCAAAGGTGGATTTCGCGACGGATTTTACGGATACGTTATCGCGAGAAATTCCGCACACTCAGTCTTTTTGAAATACGCTAAGCTTAAAGACCTCTACCGAACCAAGGGTTGA
- a CDS encoding DUF892 family protein, whose product MEKGSTIVNLRDLFTEQLRDRFDAAKQQDQFLPKLINRITDHELKNIISTIVLNNREHLKELPEIFDAIERSAEGETCEGTQALIHEAMEVISRSVDEEIIDVGIAVAVQHIKHHDISGYRTCRTYALELGMPHIAETLDQMHGDAQGSDEALNKILIESLGEKAVHPITEY is encoded by the coding sequence ATGGAAAAAGGATCCACCATAGTCAACCTAAGAGACTTATTTACAGAGCAACTCCGCGATCGATTCGATGCTGCCAAGCAACAAGATCAATTCTTACCGAAGCTGATTAACCGTATCACGGATCATGAACTCAAGAATATCATTTCTACCATTGTGCTCAATAATCGTGAGCACCTCAAAGAGCTCCCTGAGATTTTTGATGCGATAGAACGCAGTGCCGAAGGTGAAACCTGTGAGGGGACTCAGGCACTGATCCATGAAGCCATGGAGGTCATAAGCCGCTCCGTTGACGAAGAAATTATCGACGTGGGAATAGCCGTGGCAGTGCAGCACATCAAGCACCATGACATTTCCGGATACCGTACTTGTCGAACCTATGCTTTGGAGTTGGGTATGCCACATATCGCTGAGACATTGGACCAAATGCACGGTGATGCGCAAGGAAGTGATGAAGCGCTGAACAAGATTCTCATTGAAAGTCTTGGCGAAAAAGCCGTGCATCCGATTACTGAGTATTAA
- a CDS encoding TCR/Tet family MFS transporter, whose product MARKGSQASLVFIFITILIDVIGVGVIIPVLPSLLTELSGEGLSEASRIGGWLLGAYALMQFFFAPVLGALSDRYGRRPIILIALLGLGIDYIFHAWAPTITWLFVGRLLAGVTGASFTVATAYIADISTPEKKAQNFGLVGAAFGLGFILGPVIGGVTAEYGVRVPFLVAAGLSLVNFLYGFFVLPESLPPEKRITEINWRKANPFSTFKNFKAFPALIGFMIPFFLIYIAGHSVQSTWTFYTMYRFDWDEATVGYSLAVVGIIVAIVQGGLVKHVVRAIGEKLTVIIGMSLWSLGLILFASANREWMMFAYILPYCLGGVAGPTLQGIMSNLVPDTMQGRLQGILTSIMSLTSILGPPLMTYTFYIFTGENAIADFPGAPFAVGALLMIASLVLVFRPLRKALVK is encoded by the coding sequence TTGGCGCGCAAAGGTTCACAAGCATCATTGGTTTTTATCTTCATTACCATCTTGATTGATGTGATCGGTGTGGGGGTGATCATTCCTGTCTTGCCATCTCTCCTCACAGAGTTGTCAGGTGAGGGACTTAGCGAAGCCTCACGAATAGGAGGGTGGCTGCTCGGCGCTTACGCTTTGATGCAATTCTTTTTCGCACCTGTTTTGGGAGCGTTGAGCGATCGCTACGGCCGTCGCCCCATCATTTTGATTGCGCTGCTCGGGTTGGGAATCGACTATATCTTTCATGCATGGGCACCTACCATCACTTGGTTATTCGTAGGTCGTTTGCTGGCAGGAGTTACAGGGGCTAGTTTTACGGTTGCCACGGCTTACATCGCTGATATCAGCACCCCCGAGAAAAAAGCACAGAACTTTGGTTTGGTTGGGGCGGCATTTGGGTTGGGCTTTATTCTAGGCCCCGTTATAGGTGGAGTTACAGCGGAGTATGGTGTTCGTGTTCCCTTCTTGGTAGCAGCAGGTCTCAGCTTGGTAAATTTCCTCTACGGCTTCTTTGTTTTGCCAGAGTCATTGCCTCCCGAAAAGCGCATCACCGAGATCAATTGGCGCAAAGCCAATCCTTTCTCAACCTTCAAAAACTTCAAAGCATTTCCTGCGCTCATTGGGTTTATGATTCCTTTTTTCCTAATCTATATAGCGGGTCATTCGGTGCAATCGACTTGGACCTTTTACACCATGTACCGATTCGATTGGGACGAAGCTACTGTTGGTTACTCTTTGGCAGTGGTGGGAATAATTGTCGCCATTGTTCAAGGAGGATTGGTAAAACATGTTGTAAGAGCCATAGGAGAAAAGCTTACCGTCATCATCGGTATGTCACTTTGGTCTTTGGGCTTAATTCTCTTTGCTTCCGCCAATCGCGAATGGATGATGTTTGCTTATATCTTGCCGTATTGTTTGGGTGGTGTGGCAGGACCTACTTTGCAGGGAATCATGTCTAATTTGGTGCCTGACACCATGCAAGGCCGCCTCCAAGGAATTCTCACAAGTATCATGAGCTTGACTTCCATTCTCGGTCCGCCATTGATGACCTACACCTTTTACATCTTCACGGGAGAGAATGCGATAGCCGATTTTCCAGGAGCACCATTCGCTGTTGGAGCATTACTGATGATTGCTTCATTGGTTTTGGTTTTCAGACCGCTTAGGAAAGCATTAGTAAAGTAA
- a CDS encoding metalloregulator ArsR/SmtB family transcription factor — MGLAKTEMFSEVQNEVALFAKAFGHPARVAILEHLFKINTCVCGDLVNEIGLAQPTISQHLKELKSLGLIKGNVEGTSVCYCIDNEKWTAMKGVMLRFLDQDIINESCC, encoded by the coding sequence ATGGGTCTCGCCAAAACAGAGATGTTTTCCGAAGTACAAAATGAGGTTGCCTTATTTGCAAAGGCATTTGGACATCCCGCCAGAGTGGCCATTCTCGAGCACCTTTTTAAAATCAACACTTGTGTTTGTGGCGATTTGGTTAATGAGATAGGGCTCGCACAACCCACCATTTCACAGCACCTCAAGGAACTGAAAAGCCTTGGGTTGATTAAAGGAAATGTTGAAGGCACAAGTGTTTGCTACTGCATCGATAACGAGAAATGGACCGCCATGAAAGGAGTGATGCTTCGGTTTTTGGATCAAGACATAATAAATGAATCTTGCTGCTAA
- a CDS encoding DUF6428 family protein has product MKLSQVKSALNQLDKIAFQLPNGELVPSHFHVTEVGKITKHFIDCGGTVRNEEVVNFQLWNANDYDHRLHPEKLLKIIELSQDKLAIGDLDIEVEYQAETIGKFGLDFDGTNFLLTTKQTDCLAKDNCGIPEEKMMVTESNDCVPGGGCC; this is encoded by the coding sequence ATGAAATTATCACAAGTTAAATCTGCCCTGAATCAATTGGATAAAATCGCATTCCAACTACCCAATGGCGAGTTGGTGCCTTCGCACTTCCACGTAACGGAAGTGGGGAAAATCACCAAGCACTTTATCGACTGTGGTGGAACGGTGAGAAACGAGGAAGTCGTAAACTTCCAGCTTTGGAATGCCAACGACTATGACCACCGTTTGCACCCCGAAAAGTTGCTGAAGATCATCGAACTCTCGCAAGATAAGCTGGCCATAGGCGATCTCGATATCGAGGTAGAATACCAAGCAGAGACCATCGGCAAATTCGGTTTAGATTTTGACGGAACCAACTTTCTACTCACCACCAAGCAGACCGATTGCCTGGCAAAGGACAATTGTGGTATTCCTGAAGAGAAAATGATGGTAACAGAGTCCAATGATTGTGTTCCCGGCGGCGGATGCTGCTAA
- a CDS encoding protein-tyrosine-phosphatase gives MALYPQIEETVSKIDLATVPLERRKILQPLVYYIREQVIKGLSARLNFICTHNSRRSHLSQIWAQAIAYRCGFGNVFSYSGGTESTALYPMVAETLRKQGFQIETISESQNPIYAMKYSRNEPPVIGFSKKWDHDFNPQSEFAAILTCSQADEACPFIAGAEVRIPVTYEDPKRYDDKPQQAEKYAERSLQIATEMKYVFENVRKELRVQ, from the coding sequence ATGGCTTTGTATCCACAAATTGAAGAAACGGTATCGAAGATTGATTTGGCGACAGTACCTCTCGAGCGTAGAAAAATCTTGCAGCCTCTTGTGTATTACATTCGAGAGCAGGTGATCAAAGGCCTATCTGCACGCCTCAACTTCATCTGTACCCATAACTCTCGCAGAAGTCATCTTTCGCAGATTTGGGCGCAAGCCATAGCTTATCGCTGCGGTTTTGGAAATGTGTTTTCTTATTCAGGAGGAACGGAAAGCACGGCGCTTTACCCAATGGTAGCGGAGACATTGCGTAAACAGGGTTTTCAGATAGAAACCATTTCCGAAAGTCAGAATCCCATCTATGCCATGAAGTATTCGAGAAATGAGCCACCTGTTATTGGCTTTTCAAAAAAATGGGATCACGATTTCAATCCGCAATCAGAGTTTGCTGCAATACTCACCTGCTCCCAAGCTGATGAAGCTTGTCCCTTTATTGCAGGTGCCGAGGTGCGCATTCCCGTGACATATGAAGACCCGAAGCGCTATGACGACAAACCGCAGCAAGCAGAAAAGTACGCCGAAAGGAGTCTTCAAATCGCTACTGAGATGAAATACGTGTTTGAAAATGTACGTAAAGAACTTCGTGTTCAGTGA